Proteins from a genomic interval of Halomonas alkaliantarctica:
- a CDS encoding LysR family transcriptional regulator yields MDLNALRIFERVAATGSFTATARHFHRAVSSVSRQIASLEEALGQQLFYRHTRAVTLTEAGWRYYQEVREILERLDLATEALTAPNTAPSGVLRLNAPVAFGQRQIVPILHHFQRRYPAIKAELMLTDQLTDPVREGIDITFRVGELADSTLVARRLASMNYVVAAAPTYIQRCGRPNSPDDLEHHDCLLYQGEMGRQRWYFHHAEQPQAFAYKVDGSLYSSDAESLVRAALMGQGLVMFPTWLIADELASGKLLPLLEAWRCEVVPGRRDIHVLYAQRRLHTRKVSAFLDHLFEMVGPTPDWDRWREQLD; encoded by the coding sequence ATGGATCTCAATGCGCTACGCATCTTTGAACGCGTCGCCGCGACAGGAAGTTTTACCGCCACCGCACGCCATTTTCATCGCGCCGTATCGTCTGTCTCGCGTCAGATTGCCTCTTTAGAGGAGGCGCTGGGCCAGCAGCTGTTCTATCGCCACACCCGCGCCGTGACGCTGACCGAGGCGGGCTGGCGCTACTATCAGGAAGTTCGCGAGATACTTGAACGGCTAGACCTGGCGACGGAAGCGCTAACGGCTCCTAATACAGCGCCTAGCGGCGTGCTGCGCCTCAATGCTCCCGTGGCTTTCGGCCAGCGCCAAATCGTGCCGATTCTGCATCACTTCCAGCGCCGCTACCCGGCGATCAAAGCCGAACTGATGCTAACCGATCAACTGACCGACCCGGTGCGCGAGGGCATCGATATTACCTTTCGTGTCGGCGAACTGGCCGACTCCACGCTGGTGGCACGCCGCCTAGCGTCAATGAACTACGTTGTGGCTGCTGCCCCCACCTATATACAGCGCTGCGGTAGGCCCAACAGCCCAGATGACCTTGAACACCACGACTGCCTGCTCTACCAAGGCGAAATGGGCCGCCAGCGCTGGTACTTCCACCATGCCGAGCAGCCGCAAGCCTTCGCTTACAAAGTCGACGGTAGCCTGTATAGCAGCGATGCGGAGAGTCTGGTGAGAGCAGCGCTAATGGGGCAGGGGCTGGTGATGTTCCCTACCTGGCTGATCGCTGATGAGCTAGCCTCGGGCAAATTGCTGCCCCTGCTCGAAGCGTGGCGTTGTGAAGTCGTGCCAGGCAGGCGCGATATCCACGTGCTCTACGCCCAGCGTCGGCTGCACACCCGCAAGGTAAGCGCTTTTCTGGATCATCTGTTTGAGATGGTGGGGCCAACGCCAGATTGGGATCGCTGGCGTGAGCAGCTGGATTAA